The Nymphaea colorata isolate Beijing-Zhang1983 chromosome 11, ASM883128v2, whole genome shotgun sequence genome includes the window TCGAACCCACGTGTCAATTTCCCGTCGGATCCAGTTCTAACATATCTTCAAGATGATGTATTGGTCTTCCATATATATCGATTGCGACCGATTCATGGACACCCCAGTAATCCGAGTCGTCTCAGCTGGCTGAGTCTTCACCTCACGAAACTCGGCGACGAGTCTCATATTTTCTGGCCAATAACCGAGTCAGTAAGATTCGATTCGCCAAGCGTTTGGTCAGAAACAACTCTAATCAATCATTGAGGAGGCCAATCAATCATCAAAGGAAAAGCGCCCCCAACTGTCCAACTATATTGGCTAGTAGTTCAAAATAGTTGCAATCTCTTTAATGTCTTCACACCAGACCAAGATGGTACTCCCTTTTATatgaatacacacacacaattaaCATATTCATATccccaaaagagagagagagagagagagagagagagaagagggagacagagagagatggggaTTTGTGGAGGTATAAAAGATGGTGCATCTGATTCAATCCCCATCTTCATAGTTGTGACAGCAGCCTgttggatttcatatttgaggtctcttctctttctccttctaaATTCACTTGGGTTCCTTCACTTGGGTCCTCACGAATGCTGTGAAGATGAGTCTGATTTGGGTCTTGGGCTGGCCCGAATCATTGTTTTGGCAGAAGGATTGGAGAAGAACTCGAGCTCTGAACATGGGTTTGATGGTGGTGATGATCAGAAGAAGTGTGCGGTCTGCATGTGCAGGCTGAAGGAGGGAGAGGAGGTAAGGAAGTTAGGTTGCAGCCATGTTTTTCACAGGTCCTGTTTGGATGGCTGGTTTGGCTTCCTCAACCTGAACTGCCCATTGTGCAGAGCCCCTCTGATGGGGGAAGAATGTGTTCGGGCCAGAGAAAAGGAGGTTTCCCATGAACTGCACTCATGGTTCTTCTAATCATGATGATGGATATGTCTCTGTTGTGGATGGTGATGGTGTGGAGATGCTTCTTTTTTCCTTAGTTCTTTcagcttcctttctttttcttcgtgTTTTTGGAAGACAAATTGTGATAGAACTGGATATCTTCTTCACCATCTTTCAGATCAAGGCTGCTATTTTAGGTGATGTATGATGGACATTAGTAACTCTTTTTGTATGCTTACATGATGTATGTTTTGACATACATGATGTGCATGTCTTTACATGCTCTTTTTACAGATTATGTATGTTGGACAAAATGAATATGATCTTTCCCCAAGTATTTGTGATAAAGATGAAGACAAATTAAGACTTCAAGTTCTAAGCTCAAGTTTTCTGCTGTTCCCTATGATCAAAACTTCCCCCTTGAAGAAATCAATTAGCACTATTGTATATGGTCTCCACATCTAGTTAATTTGTAGAAGGATCTTTGGATATGTAATGGTAATCTTCCATTCCTACTTCAACCACTTCTAAAAAAATTCTACCATATATGGTGTCTTTCAGGGACAAGCTTTCACAGACCGGGATTTTGCCAGATTTACCGGAGCTCGGTTACAAGACCAGAAGAATAACCAAAAGAAAGGGAACTGAAACTATCATTTTGGTACACATCAGGAATTATCGGCGGTGGTGTGTATGGTAGTTGAAAAGGTGCTTCTTTTAGAAGTTACTTCATTGAAAGAGACGTATCTGATGTTATATGACAAGGGGAGCCTGCATGATTGTCTCCCTTTTGTCAGCTTGGTTTAGCTCAACATTAGCAGATACGTGCTATCCGGGCACCACATTACTGTATATTTGGCGTTTAGTAAAGGCATAAGAGGTGAAATTAAAACAACAGTAGGCACAAGAGGTGAAAAACAGCAGCCTCCCCAAAATATCGATTTAGGCCTCgatgaaaaaaattgctgatTCTATGAAACTGCAATCTCCCCGATATTCATTTGGCCCagataattaaacaaaaaaaatgggtGCACTTTTCGAGTATTGAACTCTAAAATATATATTGGTTGGTGTAACGGATGACACCGGCcttaattttttgtattataagaaaagaaaatcaataagcaagttgaagcataaccGAACTTAGGAACTTTGGCAGCAGAGAGTTAAAGCATTGGCAATTTGTGAAGGAATTCAAGCGAAGTTCAGTAAGTTAAAGCATTGGAAATTTGTGAAGGAATTCAAGCGAAGTTCAGTAAGAAATTTGGGGTGAAGCATGTTCCACATAAATCTCTCCACATGAAATCTTTACAACAATGGTTCAGGTCAAAAGTGAGCAGACTACATCTTAAACCTAAAATCCCAACTGGTCTGTCCCAACTTAGTCTCAAATCCATATTCTGTAAAAACTACTCACTTATATCCCTTCTTAGGTTGTAATATTATCGACATTAGCACGAGctaatggagaaaaaaaacgCCGTCACGAGCGCCTTAGATTACTTGGTGCAAAGTCTAGATAGCGGAGGAATAACTTCTCCAAGagacaaattaaaaagaaaggtgCATTTAGTGTCTGGAGCAAAGGTCACCAAAAAGCACAGTAAAAATGGATATGTGAACCTCAGAAAATACTTGGCCTGTTTCCTCATTATTGGGGAGCGAAAGAAATTTGAAACAACGTGAGGATTCACCACCGACCTTTCTTGTTTGTTAGGAACCTCGCTACCCCACTAATTAATATTTGAATCCTCAAAAGGGTGTAGGAAGAAGGAAACTGCCAATTTCTAATGCAAACGATCTTGGGGACCTTTTAGATCGGCTTGCAGCGTACATGAGGATAAGGAGCCCCCACCCGTTTGAGACGCCACCTCGCCGGAAGCCGAAAATAATGCCTAAGCCCGGCTGGAGAAAAATTACGGGGAGTAAAATACAAATATGCCGATTCCAACCGGAGTACTATAAGTAACTATTATCGATCGATGAGTACCAGTCAAAATATGACTAGTTGGTGGCTTAATAGAGCTTCCGTTTCTTTGGTTTTTTAGTTGCTTGAAAAGAATATTGATTTTACTCTCTAGCAAATGTAAATTATATCTGCAAGAATGCAAAAGGAAATTCAGACGATCTTCGACAGCCATAAAGATGAAGACAGAAATGATCTATAAGCTGGTGCAGTAAGCCGAAAGTGAATGGTCTGTATACCAATAATAAACAGCTGTATACATTTTCCTGAAATGTATTTCATCCGAGTCAGTGTTGCCCGACTATGCTAATGGTTATAGAGCAACCGATCGACTCGCATCGtaatcaagtaaaaacttgaaaatgaataaaatataatGATCACACAGTGAAGAAGGCAAGGGGTAAGGACAAAGCATAGGCGCCTTTTTCTGCAACTCCCAAACAAAAGGAGTCATGTCTCTTAATGAGAGCAACAGGAGAGAAGAGACGAACCGAGATCGGTCCCCCATCACGGTCGGCAGAAAAATGCCTTAATCATCT containing:
- the LOC116264543 gene encoding E3 ubiquitin-protein ligase RHA2A-like, giving the protein MNTHTQLTYSYPQKRERERERERRGRQREMGICGGIKDGASDSIPIFIVVTAACWISYLRSLLFLLLNSLGFLHLGPHECCEDESDLGLGLARIIVLAEGLEKNSSSEHGFDGGDDQKKCAVCMCRLKEGEEVRKLGCSHVFHRSCLDGWFGFLNLNCPLCRAPLMGEECVRAREKEVSHELHSWFF